A single genomic interval of Daucus carota subsp. sativus chromosome 1, DH1 v3.0, whole genome shotgun sequence harbors:
- the LOC108205291 gene encoding eukaryotic initiation factor 4A-2, whose product MAGAAPEGSQFDARQFDAKMTELLGADGQEFFTSYDEVHDSFDAMGLQENLLRGIYAYGFEKPSAIQQRGIVPFCKGLDVIQQAQSGTGKTATFCSGILQQLDYAVVECQALVLAPTRELAQQIEKVMRALGDYLGVKVHACVGGTSVREDQRILSSGVHVVVGTPGRVFDMLRRQSLRADHIKMFVLDEADEMLSRGFKDQIYDIFQLLPPKIQVGVFSATMPPEALEITRKFMNKPVRILVKRDELTLEGIKQFYVNVDKEEWKLETLCDLYETLAITQSVIFVNTRRKVDWLTDKMRSRDHTVSATHGDMDQNTRDIIMREFRSGSSRVLITTDLLARGIDVQQVSLVINYDLPTQPENYLHRIGRSGRFGRKGVAINFVTKDDDRMLFDIQKFYNVVVEELPANVADLL is encoded by the exons ATGGCCGGAGCTGCTCCCGAAGGTTCTCAATTTGACGCTCGTCAGTTTGATGCAAAAATGACTGAGTT ACTTGGGGCTGATGGACAAGAATTCTTCACCTCATATGACGAGGTCCACGATAGTTTCGATGCAATGGGATTGCAAGAAAACCTTTTAAGAGGCATATATGCATACG GTTTTGAGAAGCCTTCTGCCATACAGCAAAGGGGTATTGTTCCGTTTTGCAAGGGACTGGATGTTATTCAACAAGCACAATCTGGGACTGGAAAAACAGCAACTTTTTGCTCTGGAATTCTTCAGCAACTTGATTATGCTGTAGTTGAATGTCAGGCACTGGTCCTGGCACCTACTCGTGAACTTGCACAACAGATTGAGAAGGTTATGCGAGCTCTTGGTGACTATCTTGGTGTAAAGGTTCATGCTTGTGTAGGAGGGACTAGTGTTCGAGAAGATCAGCGCATCCTCTCAAGTGgggttcatgttgttgttggTACCCCTGGCCGAGTGTTTGACATGTTGCGAAGGCAGTCTCTTCGTGCAGATCACATCAAAATGTTTGTACTTGATGAAGCTGATGAAATGCTGTCAAGAGGTTTCAAGGATCAG ATCTATGATATCTTCCAGTTGCTACCCCCAAAAATTCAGGTTGGGGTTTTTTCTGCAACCATGCCTCCAGAGGCACTTGAGATCACCAGGAAATTCATGAACAAGCCTGTAAGGATTCTTGTGAAACGTGATGAGCTTACTCTTGAGGGTATTAAACAGTTTTATGTTAATGTTGACAAAGAGGAGTGGAAATTGGAAACACTTTGTGATTTGTACGAGACTTTAGCCATTACGCAAAGTGTCATATTTGTTAATACTAGGCGAAAGGTTGATTGGCTCACTGACAAAATGCGAAGCCGTGACCACACAGTTTCTGCTACTCATGGAGACATGGATCAGAATACTAGAGACATTATCATGAGGGAATTTAGATCTGGATCATCCCGTGTGCTTATCACCACTGACCTTCTGGCCCGTGGTATTGATGTGCAGCAAGTGTCACTTGTTATCAACTATGATCTCCCAACTCAACCAGAGAATTACCTTCATCGTATTGGGCGTAGTGGACGATTTGGAAGGAAAGGTGTTGCAATTAATTTTGTGACCAAGGATGATGATAGGATGCTGTTTGACATACAGAAGTTTTACAATGTAGTAGTTGAGGAGCTGCCAGCCAATGTTGCTGATCTCCTTTAG